The following nucleotide sequence is from Methanolinea sp..
GCCAGAGGATCCAAGGGGTGAGATGCAGAGGAACCCGAAATGGAAAGTAAAGATGCCTAGCAGCCCGGATGCCAGGAAGACCGTAAAGGCATGCACCGGAGACTCGCTCCACAGGACAAGGAAGGCCGCCACTGCGGTAATGACGATTCCTGCCCCCCAGTCCACCGTACTCTGGATATACGGGGCCACCAGAAGGAGGCCAAGCGCGACCAGGATGCCGGCAATGAAACCTCCTGCGCTCCCGAGCGCGGCTATCCTCACCGCTTCTTCTCCTTTACCTTCGAGGCAGAGCGCGTGGGATGGGATGACCGAGAGCGCGGTATCAGGGTCCGGAATCCCGAGAAAGGTGCTGGGGATGGTATCGAGAAATGTGTGGGTGATCAGGGCCGCGACCATTGCCGCCGCGACCATTTCCGGTCCGAACACCGGTATCAGGGATGTCTGGACAGCGAGCAGGCCACCGGCCATGGTATTGACGTGGATCCCCGGCACGAGCCCGCTGATGGCCCCGAGCACGATGCCCGCGGCAACCCCGGCGAGAAATCCCATCATCCGGGCAACATTGCGGGGAGATGCAGATAAATACATCGAAACCGGATTATTCATACCAGGTGGGTGCAGGTACATGAACATCGCGGTAACCAGGCTCGCTGGAAAAGAGACGACGGATGCTGCACGGTGCCGGGCGTTCGGACACACGTGCTACTCTGTAGCTCCGCTCCGGGCCGATATCAACCAGTCCCTTGTCTCAAGGTTCGTGGAGTCGGTCGAAAAGAACCTGTACGACTGCCTCTTCTTCACGAGTGCGCTCCCTGCACAGATCATTGCACCCCGCCTCTCTCGCTGGCCCCGGGTGGTTGCCATAGGACCCCAGACGGCAAGAACGCTCCGGCACTTCGGGATCGAGTCCGAGATCCTTCCCCGCTACTACTCGTCTGCCCTTGTCCCCTTCCTCGGGGAGTGGATACAAAATAAGCGGATCGGTATCCCACGCGCTGACGTCCCGAACCCCGGCCTGATCAGCGGCATCAGGAACGCCGGGGGTATCCCTGAAGAAATCCGGATATACTCGCTCATCCCTACAGGATATGAACTGGATCTCGTAAAAGCGCAGGCCATCCTCTTCACCAGCGCCATGTCGTTCGAACGGGCTATCTGGAAGAGGCGGAACGGACTTCTCCTCATGGCTATCGGTGAATCAACCGCGTCAGCCATGTGCAGGGCCGGGGTCGTCCCTTCTGTTACCGGTGACGGTTCGCTTGACGGGACCCTCCGGGCGCTCAATTCCTTCCTTGCAACCAGTCCCGGCAGGACCCGCGCCCTATGACCCCCGAGTTTCCGGGTTCCCGGATTACGAATACCGGCATCCTTATCATCGATAAACCCCGGGGGCCTTCAAGCCACCAGGTAACGGCATGGGCCGGTGGGATCCTCGGCGCCCCGGTTGGACACGCAGGAACGCTCGATCCCGGGGTGTCCGGCGTTCTGGTGGTGATGATTGGCAACGCGGTGCGCCTGGCCCCCCTCCTCCTTGCCGGGGATAAGGAATATGTCTGCCTGCTCCGGACTCATGCGGATGTGCCCGCCGGACAGATGCAGTCCATGCTGGCGGAATTCACGGGAAGGGTCTACCAGCGCCCGCCGAGAAAGAGCGCGGTGGCCCGGAATCTCAGGATACGAACCGTGCAGGATATTGGGCTGCTGGATGTTTCCGGGCGATCGTTCCTCCTGAAGATCCGGTGCGATGCCGGCACGTACATCCGCTCCCTCTGCCACCACATCGGGCTTGCACTTGGCTGCGGGGCGCACATGGAAGAGTTGCGCCGGACCATGGCCGGGAATTTCCACGAGCGCGATGCCGTAACACTCCAGCAGCTCAAAGATGCGGTTGTGCGGGCATCGCAGGGGGATCCCGCCGGCCTGGGTTCGATGATTCGCCCCCCGATTGACGCGTTGGAGGGCGTCCCCCGCGTCGTTGTCAGGGACTCTGCCGTGGATGCGGTCTGCCACGGCGCCGTGCTGGCCCGGGCAGGGCTCGCCGGGACAGACCGGTTCGAGCGTGGCGCGGCCGTTGTGCTGGTTACCGAGAAGGGAGAGCTGATCGGTCTTGGCAGGTCCATGGTATCATCCCGTGATGCCGGGGAAATGGACCACGGACTGGTGGTTGCACCAACATCGGTCTTCATGAAAACGGGCACGTATCCCCGGGGTTGGAAGAGGGCTAAGGAATCATCCCGGCCTCCCGGGAAGAGATAGCCTTAAAAAAATGCCCTGCGTACAGTATGGATGCATTTTTCTTGGCTGAGGTAGTCTAGCGGTAGGGCGCAGGCCTGGAAAGCCTGTGGGGCGTCCAGCCCCTCGGGAGTTCAAATCTCCCCCTCAGCGTTCACGTTTTTTTGTCCATCCGGGCTGGCGCATCATGCAGGCGCTGTTCTGCGAATGCGATGTATTCGGCAACGATCTCAAACCCGAGAAAGTGCCTCCCGGTTTCCCTGCTGGCGACTGCCACCGTGCCCGATCCCAGGAACGGGTCGAGAACGAGGTCTCCGGGATTGCTCGAATAGCACAGGATCTTCCGGACCAGTTCCAGGGGAAGCTTGGTGGGAGTCTTCTGCTTTCCTTTCCAGTACTCGCGGTTGATCACCCAGACATCCTCGGGGTAATGGTCCATTTTGTTGAAGGTATACTGCCGTGGGTTTTTCACGGCGTACAGGATGTGGTAGTGGCTGGTCACATATTTTTTCCGGGTATATACCCCGAACTGGTACTTCCAGATGATATGGTTGAGGGTGACAAACCCGGCATCGTCGAGGCTGCAGAGGACATCCTTCAGGCGGTTCCAGCCCGAGAATACGTAGAGACTCCCCGAACCGGAGAGGACGCGATACGCCTCTCCCATCCAGGAGCGGGTGAACTCCGCGTAGTCATCCGCAGCTATCTCCCTGTAACCGTCGAGTACATGCCGTCCCGTGCGGTTATAGTTCATGCGCTGCGCCCGGAATTCGATGGCAAACGGTGGATCGGTAACAACCAAGTCGACCGATCCTGCCGGGATACGTGCCATCATCTCCAGGGCGTCTCCCTGGTAGATCCTGTCTGCCTCAAACGGGCCGAGGTGCCGGTTCACGCGGAAACCCTGCCCGGATCAGCAGGTCTCCCCTGCTGCACGGCCCAGCTCGAATGCCTTTGTATTGATCACCACGGTATTGGGGGGGACCAGGCGCTCGATCGCCCTGGCCAGGGAATCTGCGGCCAGGGGCATATGGTGCGATGCCGCTCCGAGCATCACCACGTTTGCAGCAAGCGGGCTTCCCGCTTCCCGGGCGATCGCATCGGCATCGATGAGGCAGAGGTCTTTTGCCGCCAGGAGCGAGACGATCTCCTCCTCAGAAGGCAGGGAGAGCTTCTGGACATAGACCGATGTCGGGACGACCATGTGGCGGTTGACCACCATCCTTCCCGTGTCTTTCAGGAAGTGGGAATACCTCAATGCTTCGAGCATGTCGAACGCGATGAGCAGGTCCGCCGTGCCGGGAGCGATCAGCGGTCCGTACCTTCCATCGATCCTGATATGGCTCTCGACCGATCCGCCGCGCTGGGCCATTCCGTGGGTCTCTGCGCCCCGGACCGATCGTTGCTCCATCAGGCAGGCCTCACCCAGGATATTAGAGGCAAGGATGGTCCCCTGTCCCCCAATCCCGACAATCATGATATCATACCCTCCGCTCATCGTGCACCCTCCTTCCGGATCGCCCCGGCAGGGCAGAGCTGGGCACAGACCGAGCAGCCGCTGCAGAGTTCATTGATGAACGCCTTTTCATCATGTCGTTCGATGGCCGGGCAGCCGAATGCAATGCAGATGCCGCATCCGGTACAGGGTTCAGGATCTACCAGGTATCTTCCCCTCCTGATCCCCGCACGGCGGGCAGTGATGACACAAAACTGCTTGGCGATGATGACCTTTACCCCCGGGCGCTCCCTGGCATCCTTCAGTGCGGCGGTAAGGGCTGCCATATCGTAGGGGTTGACCGTCTCCACGAACGCCACACCACAAGCCCTGCAGACCGCTTCGAGCGAGACAGGGACAGCAGGTGTCCCGCATGCCGTAAGCCCGGTGGTCGGGTTTGGCTGGTGGCCGGTCATCGCTGTTGTCCGGTTATCGAGGATGACCACCGTCATCCGTGCATCGTTGTAGACCGCATTCATCAGCCCCTGGATGCCGGTATGCAGGAAGGTTGAATCCCCGATCGTGGCCACAATTTCCCGCTCTTCTCCGGCATGAACCATGCCGCTGCCGACCGTGATCGAGGCGCCCATGCAGATCGTGGTGTCGACGGCACCAAGCTGAAGCCCCAGCGTGTAGCACCCGATATCGCTGGGATAGATACCATCCCTGAATACCTTCCTGATGGCGTAGAAGACCGGCCGGTGCATGCAGCCTGCACAGAGAATCGGGGGGCGGGGGGGCAGGTCCGCCCTGGGAGAAACCTCCGGGAAGGTCCGTGATGGATGAAACCCGCATGAAGCCATGATCCGGGCAACCGCTGGAGGGGAGAATTCTCCCTCGTAGGGAGAATGCCCGTCCTTCTTCCCGTAAACCGTGACGCATCCGGCAACCTCGCGGACCGTTTCTTCGAGGACCGGTGCAAGTTCCTCGATGACCAGCACCTCTTCGTGGAGCCGGACGAAATCGGCAAGCCATGCTTCATCGAGAGGGTATGCGCCGACCTTGAGGAACGAGACTCCATCAGGGATCACCT
It contains:
- a CDS encoding uroporphyrinogen-III synthase; the protein is MNIAVTRLAGKETTDAARCRAFGHTCYSVAPLRADINQSLVSRFVESVEKNLYDCLFFTSALPAQIIAPRLSRWPRVVAIGPQTARTLRHFGIESEILPRYYSSALVPFLGEWIQNKRIGIPRADVPNPGLISGIRNAGGIPEEIRIYSLIPTGYELDLVKAQAILFTSAMSFERAIWKRRNGLLLMAIGESTASAMCRAGVVPSVTGDGSLDGTLRALNSFLATSPGRTRAL
- a CDS encoding RNA-guided pseudouridylation complex pseudouridine synthase subunit Cbf5, coding for MTPEFPGSRITNTGILIIDKPRGPSSHQVTAWAGGILGAPVGHAGTLDPGVSGVLVVMIGNAVRLAPLLLAGDKEYVCLLRTHADVPAGQMQSMLAEFTGRVYQRPPRKSAVARNLRIRTVQDIGLLDVSGRSFLLKIRCDAGTYIRSLCHHIGLALGCGAHMEELRRTMAGNFHERDAVTLQQLKDAVVRASQGDPAGLGSMIRPPIDALEGVPRVVVRDSAVDAVCHGAVLARAGLAGTDRFERGAAVVLVTEKGELIGLGRSMVSSRDAGEMDHGLVVAPTSVFMKTGTYPRGWKRAKESSRPPGKR
- a CDS encoding site-specific DNA-methyltransferase, whose amino-acid sequence is MMARIPAGSVDLVVTDPPFAIEFRAQRMNYNRTGRHVLDGYREIAADDYAEFTRSWMGEAYRVLSGSGSLYVFSGWNRLKDVLCSLDDAGFVTLNHIIWKYQFGVYTRKKYVTSHYHILYAVKNPRQYTFNKMDHYPEDVWVINREYWKGKQKTPTKLPLELVRKILCYSSNPGDLVLDPFLGSGTVAVASRETGRHFLGFEIVAEYIAFAEQRLHDAPARMDKKT
- a CDS encoding indolepyruvate oxidoreductase subunit beta, coding for MSGGYDIMIVGIGGQGTILASNILGEACLMEQRSVRGAETHGMAQRGGSVESHIRIDGRYGPLIAPGTADLLIAFDMLEALRYSHFLKDTGRMVVNRHMVVPTSVYVQKLSLPSEEEIVSLLAAKDLCLIDADAIAREAGSPLAANVVMLGAASHHMPLAADSLARAIERLVPPNTVVINTKAFELGRAAGETC
- the iorA gene encoding indolepyruvate ferredoxin oxidoreductase subunit alpha, with the translated sequence MERRYLLGNEAIAHGCLESPVSFISGYPGTPSSEVIEVLSSLPDRSYYAEWSVNEKVALENALAAAWCGVRALCTMKHVGLNVAADPLMTSAYTGVTGGLVIMSADDPFAHSSQNEQDSRMYAKFARIPCLDPATIQEAHDMVRDAFSLSEELGLPVLFRPTTRICHSKGDVELGPVLQNTRKGEFHRDPRQYVVIPAHTRILHKKLNEKQPKIRKRLGELGYNKATVRGSKAIIASGIAASYVQEVIPDGVSFLKVGAYPLDEAWLADFVRLHEEVLVIEELAPVLEETVREVAGCVTVYGKKDGHSPYEGEFSPPAVARIMASCGFHPSRTFPEVSPRADLPPRPPILCAGCMHRPVFYAIRKVFRDGIYPSDIGCYTLGLQLGAVDTTICMGASITVGSGMVHAGEEREIVATIGDSTFLHTGIQGLMNAVYNDARMTVVILDNRTTAMTGHQPNPTTGLTACGTPAVPVSLEAVCRACGVAFVETVNPYDMAALTAALKDARERPGVKVIIAKQFCVITARRAGIRRGRYLVDPEPCTGCGICIAFGCPAIERHDEKAFINELCSGCSVCAQLCPAGAIRKEGAR